The sequence TGTGCGCGTGATCCGTGATGGCACAATTGACGAGATACCCTCCGTGGAGCTAGTGCCGGGGGATATTGCTTTTATAGAAGCAGGCGTACAGATCTCAGCGGACGGACGCTTGCTAGAGGCGGTCAACCTCAAAATTCGGGAGGCGGCGCTCACGGGGGAAGCCCATGTCGTCAATAAGATTGCTGATGTTGTGGTGGCAGAGGATGAGGCGATCGGCGATCGCAACAATATGGTATTTCAGGGAACGGAGGTCATTCAGGGACGCGGGACGGTATTAATTACTGCGATCGGCATGTCTACGGAACTGGGGCGGGTGGCATCTATGTTGCAGGGCGTAGAAAACGAACCCACACCCCTACAGCAACGCATGACCCAGCTTGGTAACGCACTGGTAACTGGCGCGTTGATCCTGGTGGGTGTCGTGGTAGTAATCGGACTCTTCCGTGGCGGGAAGTTTTTAGATTTACTTGAAACTTCTCTGAGCATGGCAGTGGCAGTAGTGCCAGAGGGGTTACCTGCCGTAATTACAGTCACGCTCGCCCTGGGGACGCAGCGCATGGTCAGGCGACACGCACTGATTCGTAAATTACCCGCTGTAGAAACGCTTGGTTCCGTAACCACAATTTGTTCCGATAAAACTGGGACGCTGACCCAAAACAAAATGGTGGTAGAGGCACTATATACTGCCGAATTAGTTGCTAGCGTTAGCGGTGTCGGTTACGAACCAGTTGGGGAATTCACGATCGTGCGCAACACCGACGATAGCTCTCACATTTCGGACATAGACCTGACTCGCGCTCCAGAAATAATTACTCTACTCAATGCCTGTGTGGTTTGCAACGACGCACATCTACAACAGGACGACGGCGAATGGGTAGTCATTGGCGATCCGACCGAAGGTGCCTTGCTTACACTGGCAGGCAAGGCTGGTATCGAGCAGCATGAACTGAATGCAACGATGCCAAGAATGGCAGAAGTACCATTTTCTTCCGAACGCAAGCGCATGAGCGTAATCTGTGCCACAGCCGATCGCCCAGAACCCTACACCTTATTTACCAAGGGTTCGCCGGAATTAGTCCTGGCCTGCTGCGATCGCATCCACATTGATGGTAGCTCTCTGCCTCTCACAGATGCATTTCACGCTGCCATCCTGGAGCAGAACGATCGCATGGCAAGACACGGCATTCGCGTCCTGGGATTTGCCCATAGATCGGTACGTGAGTTGCCAAAATCCGAGGCAGAGGCAGAGGCGCTAGAACAGAACCTGATCTGGCTGGGATTGGTGGGCATGCGCGATGCCCCCCGTGGCGAAGTCTCGGATGCAGTGGCAATTTGCCGCCAAGCTGGCATTCGACCTGTCATGATTACAGGCGATCATCAACTCACAGCAAAAGCGATCGCTGCCGATCTAGGCATTACCGACGACAACGCAAGGGTTGTTACGGGGCAAGAACTAGAGAAAATGTCCGATCTCGACCTGGATGGCATTGTATCTCACACCAGCGTTTATGCCAGAGTAGCGCCAGAACACAAATTGCGCATCGTGCAAGCATTACAGCGCCAGGGTGAATTTGTGGCGATGACTGGTGACGGGGTTAACGATGCTCCGGCGTTGAAACAATCCGATATCGGCATTGCCATGGGCATCACTGGCACGGATGTATCTAAGGAAGCCAGCGATATGGTGTTGCTAGATGACAACTTTGCCACGATCGTGGCAGCTACAGAAGAAGGACGAGTAGTTTATACCAATATCAGGCGCTTTATTAAGTACATCTTGGGTAGCAATATCGGCGAAGTCCTCACAATTGCGGCAGCTCCAATTATGGGGTTACCCGATGTGCCAATGACACCGCTACAAATTCTGTGGATGAACCTGGTCACTGACGGCTTGCCTGCCCTCGCCCTTGCCGTAGAACCAGCCGAACCGGGCATTATGCAGCAGCCACCTTTTAGCCCTAAAGATAGTATCTTTGCGCGCGGATTAGGGTCTTACATGATCCGCATCGGTGTGATATTCGCATTCTTAACGATCGTATTAATGGAGATTGCTTTTAATACACCTGAAAGTGCTGGTACCTGGAACGCCCACTGGAAATCAATCGTGTTTACCACGCTTTGTTTAGCTCAAATGGGGCATGCCTTAGCCGTACGCTCGGACTACAAACTTTTGGCTCAGCTCAATCCGTTCTCCAATCCATTTTTGTTAGGAGCTGTGGTTGTCACGACACTTCTGCAACTAGCGTTACTATACGTGCCTGTTTTGAGTAATTTCTTTGGTACCGAAGCACTATCTCTACCCGAGCTAGGCGTTTGCTTTGGCTTTAGCGCCCTCATGCTAGTTTGGATCGAAGCCGAAAAGATCTTTATTCGGTGGTATGAGTCCCATAAGAATAATTCCTCAGCACTGCCAAAAACACGATAAGAAGGTAGCGGTCAGCGGTCAGCAGTCAGCAGTCAAAAGGTCGATGCCGCAACTATTTCAATGTATGTCATCAGTGCGCCCACTTGCTTCAGATTGCTTGCCAAAGGATAGACACACAGAGAGCCTACCTCAGGTAGGCTCAGATAGCTTTTATTCATTGGTAAACTGGTTAATACACTAAAGTTCAACTAGCTGTGGCAATACATTGCTAGAATGTAAAACTAGCCTATTGCTGATTTACTGCGTAGTGCTGCATGACGTGGAATCACAGTTACCGATCTGGTGTTTTGATCTCTATTCTGAGCAGCATTAATACTAACAACAGTGTAAGTCTTAGCATTACTTGCTTCCAGTACATCACCAATTGCTAATTGGGCATTGCGGTTTAATGTCCCAATAAAACGTTGGTGGATATCCATCATTAAATACTGCATAGGAAACTCCTCGATAATTTTAGGTGCAATTCAGATGTGTTTACTTGATTGAGTCTGCCTATAGTTTGAGTGTTCCAGGCAAACCCCCTTACGCTACCCTCTTATATACCACCGTTTTTTAAAAAGGTATGTAAAGTTCTGTTGTTTTTGTTTTAATTTCTTCCTGTAAACTGCCGAGGCAATAATTTAATCTTGCGAATTGCCGATCTAGCCGATCTATAAACTGCCGATGTTGAATCCCGATCTTTCTCTGAGCGCCTATGAATACGAACTACCAAGCGATCGCATCGCTCAGAGTCCTGCAATACCGAGGGATAGCTCGCGCCTTTTAGTCGTCAGCAG comes from Pseudanabaena sp. PCC 6802 and encodes:
- a CDS encoding cation-translocating P-type ATPase gives rise to the protein MTSFPANKAWHTLKPREAVDSLDTDQSTGLSTQQVEERQASYGRNELETKSGRSKLSIFIDQFTNIMLLMLIGVALVSASIAISKQSFPKDAIAIAAIVLLNGILGYVQESRAEEALAALKKLSSPNVRVIRDGTIDEIPSVELVPGDIAFIEAGVQISADGRLLEAVNLKIREAALTGEAHVVNKIADVVVAEDEAIGDRNNMVFQGTEVIQGRGTVLITAIGMSTELGRVASMLQGVENEPTPLQQRMTQLGNALVTGALILVGVVVVIGLFRGGKFLDLLETSLSMAVAVVPEGLPAVITVTLALGTQRMVRRHALIRKLPAVETLGSVTTICSDKTGTLTQNKMVVEALYTAELVASVSGVGYEPVGEFTIVRNTDDSSHISDIDLTRAPEIITLLNACVVCNDAHLQQDDGEWVVIGDPTEGALLTLAGKAGIEQHELNATMPRMAEVPFSSERKRMSVICATADRPEPYTLFTKGSPELVLACCDRIHIDGSSLPLTDAFHAAILEQNDRMARHGIRVLGFAHRSVRELPKSEAEAEALEQNLIWLGLVGMRDAPRGEVSDAVAICRQAGIRPVMITGDHQLTAKAIAADLGITDDNARVVTGQELEKMSDLDLDGIVSHTSVYARVAPEHKLRIVQALQRQGEFVAMTGDGVNDAPALKQSDIGIAMGITGTDVSKEASDMVLLDDNFATIVAATEEGRVVYTNIRRFIKYILGSNIGEVLTIAAAPIMGLPDVPMTPLQILWMNLVTDGLPALALAVEPAEPGIMQQPPFSPKDSIFARGLGSYMIRIGVIFAFLTIVLMEIAFNTPESAGTWNAHWKSIVFTTLCLAQMGHALAVRSDYKLLAQLNPFSNPFLLGAVVVTTLLQLALLYVPVLSNFFGTEALSLPELGVCFGFSALMLVWIEAEKIFIRWYESHKNNSSALPKTR